Proteins from a single region of Cydia pomonella isolate Wapato2018A chromosome 13, ilCydPomo1, whole genome shotgun sequence:
- the LOC133524281 gene encoding uncharacterized protein LOC133524281 isoform X2, with product MALKLSIEESDTDSLILEVTDLEQPVCLQKGWSDSYAKEVLLDASTLGDVPAVYRVPPPAPHQLPVIGVYIDPRVRTGFRYKVRPMQALDAAPLSVKPKYLFGGKALTLQSIGRGFARRITFEPHDSSLNDNNNYFWTDSRPEGFLFELEAVSNGDKFTVYDANHEPQGILEVVQQQKNQIEVDQQIFEDGSIVKKVKISTLCKVEWYENDGATKLVPVSGLAILKKGRGNAAVTRVVNVAIGIKQLRKGYELKPGIESSSRRVTVNGGDINDIPCQYCVVGLEKYELPVIGTYVDPRIVPGFHYRVRPAGCRRHLFEGRSLLLQSVGMGYGKRITFKPDTLNAPENYFWSDSHPEGIGMEPRAIQPGMKFTITGNGGLLGEASVFRADLPQVEEKTEYVDVPGKRGKAVEKYIHVDVTCHVKLATTGGGSVDSEVHLMKVSGVALVRKEPGQAVAKLVKVYNVGLDSQLNLLFAHSQTELTFHPMP from the exons ATGGCATTAAAATTATCGATTGAGGAATCTGACACTGATAGCCTGATTTTAGAAGTGACTGATTTG GAGCAGCCTGTGTGCTTGCAAAAGGGGTGGTCGGATAGTTATGCTAAGGAGGTGTTGCTGGATGCTAGCACCCTCGGGGATGTGCCGGCCGTGTACCGCgtgccgccgccggcgccgcacCAGCTGCCCGTCATTGGGGTCTACATCGACCCTCGCGTCAGAACTGGCTTCCGATACAAAGTTAGACCCATGCAG gCTCTAGATGCAGCCCCATTGTCGGTGAAGCCCAAGTATTTGTTCGGAGGCAAGGCCCTGACGCTGCAGTCGATCGGGCGCGGGTTCGCGCGCCGCATCACATTTGAGCCCCATGACTCCTCGCTCAATGACAATAACAATTATTTCTGGACCGACTCTAGACCGGAAGGATTCTTGTTCGAGCTTGAGGCCGTGTCCAATGGAGATAAATTCACCGTCTATGATGCGAACCATGAACCTCAGGGCATCCTTGAAGTTGTCCAACAACAG AAAAATCAAATTGAAGTGGATCAGCAAATCTTCGAAGATGGATCAATCGTGAAGAAAGTGAAGATCAGTACGCTTTGTAAAGTAGAGTGGTATGAAAATGATGGAGCCACTAAATTGGTGCCGGTTTCTGGACTAGCCATCTTGAAGAAAGGTCGAGGAAACGCGGCAGTGACCAGAGTAGTCAACGTTGCGATTGGCATCAAGCAGCTCCGAAAGGGCTATGAACTCAAGCCTGGCATCGAATCATCGTCCAGGAGGGTCACCGTCAACGGTGGCGACATTAATGACATTCCTTGCCAGTATTGCGTAGTTGGACTCGAGAAGTATGAGTTGCCTGTCATTGGAACATACGTAGATCCCCGAATCGTGCCTGGATTCCACTACCGGGTGCGGCCCGCCGGCTGCCGCCGCCACCTCTTCGAGGGCCGGAGCCTGCTCCTGCAGTCCGTCGGCATGGGTTACGGAAAGCGCATAACGTTCAAGCCGGACACGCTGAATGCCCCAGAAAACTACTTCTGGTCTGACTCTCACCCCGAGGGCATTGGCATGGAACCACGCGCGATCCAGCCTGGCATGAAATTCACTATTACAGGAAACGGG GGTCTTCTGGGAGAGGCGAGCGTGTTCCGCGCCGACTTGCCCCAGGTGGAGGAGAAGACTGAATACGTGGACGTCCCGGGAAAGCGAGGAAAAGCTGTAGAGAAGTACATCCACGTCGACGTCACCTGTCACGTGAAGCTGGCCACGACTGGCGGTGGCTCCGTCGACTCGGAAGTTCACCTGATGAAGGTGTCGGGAGTAGCTTTGGTCCGCAAGGAGCCGGGCCAGGCCGTCGCCAAACTGGTCAAGGTCTACAACGTCGGTCTCGACTCCCAGCTGAACCTCCTGTTCGCGCACTCCCAGACCGAGCTCACCTTCCACCCCATGCCTTAA
- the LOC133524281 gene encoding uncharacterized protein LOC133524281 isoform X1 yields the protein MLASPAMEMQVEETPLALQRLWNLTRARLAGTSTALDEEPALVETLPYAQESETTSKSKLPIQSDYESDGEEAFPELEIPEQPVCLQKGWSDSYAKEVLLDASTLGDVPAVYRVPPPAPHQLPVIGVYIDPRVRTGFRYKVRPMQALDAAPLSVKPKYLFGGKALTLQSIGRGFARRITFEPHDSSLNDNNNYFWTDSRPEGFLFELEAVSNGDKFTVYDANHEPQGILEVVQQQKNQIEVDQQIFEDGSIVKKVKISTLCKVEWYENDGATKLVPVSGLAILKKGRGNAAVTRVVNVAIGIKQLRKGYELKPGIESSSRRVTVNGGDINDIPCQYCVVGLEKYELPVIGTYVDPRIVPGFHYRVRPAGCRRHLFEGRSLLLQSVGMGYGKRITFKPDTLNAPENYFWSDSHPEGIGMEPRAIQPGMKFTITGNGGLLGEASVFRADLPQVEEKTEYVDVPGKRGKAVEKYIHVDVTCHVKLATTGGGSVDSEVHLMKVSGVALVRKEPGQAVAKLVKVYNVGLDSQLNLLFAHSQTELTFHPMP from the exons ATGCTCGCCAGTCCAGCTATGGAAATGCAAGTTGAGGAGACCCCGTTGGCCCTCCAACGGCTCTGGAACTTGACCAGGGCCCGTTTGGCCGGGACCTCTACTGCCCTGGATGAAGAGCCAGCACTTGTGGAGACTTTGCCTTATGCCCAG GAGTCTGAAACTACTTCAAAGAGTAAACTCCCAATCCAGAGTGATTATGAAAGCGACGGGGAGGAGGCGTTCCCGGAATTGGAAATACcc GAGCAGCCTGTGTGCTTGCAAAAGGGGTGGTCGGATAGTTATGCTAAGGAGGTGTTGCTGGATGCTAGCACCCTCGGGGATGTGCCGGCCGTGTACCGCgtgccgccgccggcgccgcacCAGCTGCCCGTCATTGGGGTCTACATCGACCCTCGCGTCAGAACTGGCTTCCGATACAAAGTTAGACCCATGCAG gCTCTAGATGCAGCCCCATTGTCGGTGAAGCCCAAGTATTTGTTCGGAGGCAAGGCCCTGACGCTGCAGTCGATCGGGCGCGGGTTCGCGCGCCGCATCACATTTGAGCCCCATGACTCCTCGCTCAATGACAATAACAATTATTTCTGGACCGACTCTAGACCGGAAGGATTCTTGTTCGAGCTTGAGGCCGTGTCCAATGGAGATAAATTCACCGTCTATGATGCGAACCATGAACCTCAGGGCATCCTTGAAGTTGTCCAACAACAG AAAAATCAAATTGAAGTGGATCAGCAAATCTTCGAAGATGGATCAATCGTGAAGAAAGTGAAGATCAGTACGCTTTGTAAAGTAGAGTGGTATGAAAATGATGGAGCCACTAAATTGGTGCCGGTTTCTGGACTAGCCATCTTGAAGAAAGGTCGAGGAAACGCGGCAGTGACCAGAGTAGTCAACGTTGCGATTGGCATCAAGCAGCTCCGAAAGGGCTATGAACTCAAGCCTGGCATCGAATCATCGTCCAGGAGGGTCACCGTCAACGGTGGCGACATTAATGACATTCCTTGCCAGTATTGCGTAGTTGGACTCGAGAAGTATGAGTTGCCTGTCATTGGAACATACGTAGATCCCCGAATCGTGCCTGGATTCCACTACCGGGTGCGGCCCGCCGGCTGCCGCCGCCACCTCTTCGAGGGCCGGAGCCTGCTCCTGCAGTCCGTCGGCATGGGTTACGGAAAGCGCATAACGTTCAAGCCGGACACGCTGAATGCCCCAGAAAACTACTTCTGGTCTGACTCTCACCCCGAGGGCATTGGCATGGAACCACGCGCGATCCAGCCTGGCATGAAATTCACTATTACAGGAAACGGG GGTCTTCTGGGAGAGGCGAGCGTGTTCCGCGCCGACTTGCCCCAGGTGGAGGAGAAGACTGAATACGTGGACGTCCCGGGAAAGCGAGGAAAAGCTGTAGAGAAGTACATCCACGTCGACGTCACCTGTCACGTGAAGCTGGCCACGACTGGCGGTGGCTCCGTCGACTCGGAAGTTCACCTGATGAAGGTGTCGGGAGTAGCTTTGGTCCGCAAGGAGCCGGGCCAGGCCGTCGCCAAACTGGTCAAGGTCTACAACGTCGGTCTCGACTCCCAGCTGAACCTCCTGTTCGCGCACTCCCAGACCGAGCTCACCTTCCACCCCATGCCTTAA